One Purpureocillium takamizusanense chromosome 1, complete sequence genomic window carries:
- a CDS encoding uncharacterized protein (COG:S~EggNog:ENOG503NUXE), whose amino-acid sequence MDRPEPGLVKWSANSAVDSFVHINLQHRVVQLYEPTGHAHRRRFDYAKLSRHDDFPPLTTYDWSPANPELLAVGTSSGIVNLLRIDDSSNAYVEIGLKMARTCHAVAFNNTGLLAVGLDRVRMDQSLQVWDVNRLSASENQRKGFPSDASSLVEPRTRLEPSVSVSSLKFFEDSPQTLVAGIKGQGVRIHDLRDPTSVVTFQTKCNNNLAIDYADQNFFASSALDHPGVMIWDRRATARPVASHTYLQAVEEDELPWGGALRLDQVIETDSDPLMAEGKHSLIRSLRYCRDRRGLLAALSPTGQLKVLETNKETPPSGSAPQGPELLQVQRSYEMDVSYRENSRRSDRIVSFDWMTLGSPALRPRLLVLRANGNFDVLEQPSRTSDHVFNFIPWQAPYRGLEEGAPYMDTMQFEPSQTVEMLGTFLAEQTLSEVPIFGPDSANVEERLVAALRNSSVISTKAEQLNKINTPFPEAFNQATTMAQKLRILRAYVRQESESAQHAEDGTPQIGDAHHLGNGPNDISLASNSLGSCREIHEALLTTLVTAKGLPRQALSVVDHIMPLRAKEKYLFDAAENRSVIGDDPWKRFVWDWIADAEDAADDGGMLLSNMDLSFLGVHAIWTNDLGKTPSTRLAPGTAVPDASQWERAIGQFCKKRRFPKFDGVATKKPHHRQLCLEICGWGDPQKHDPSGVDREADPEYPTAIHTMVASRALFRGDTKQAVQILKKASSRHPELLFVSLALQLTGRGSRQSAKEQLEIDDAVASKTDPYLRAISSLIATGDWSTIANQRSLPLADRAVVAVRNFDDDQLTRWLRDQVALAVEDGDIEGIALTGINDNMVDILARYVQKFHDVQTATLVVSTCHPRYIDDIRCRAWRNAYRALLQRHRLFFQRTKFEVESTKSSKRDGVPTIKPPSRQVALRCVFCDAETSLANQGPAAHHINMMSSSSISNSNNNNNTITTTTTTTVNANATAPAPSSAALETRNPLLATSINAGISCPNCGRHLPRCVVCLEVVGIPRSDSNNNNIIIKPDDRNDDEGARMAGRFPTFCLRCEHVLHLDHARQWFARHVECPVPECRCRCNFKANPELAYH is encoded by the exons ATGGATCGTCCGGAGCCAGGCCTCGTCAAGTGGTCGGCCAACTCGGCCGTGGACAGCTTCGTCCACATCAACCTGCAGCACCGCGTCGTTCAGCTCTATGAGCCGACTGGACATGCGCACCGTCGGCGGTTCGACTACGCCAAGCTCAGCAGGCACGACGACTTCCCGCCCCTCACCACCTATGACTGGTCGCCGGCCAACccggagctgctcgccgtcggcaccagCTCCGGCATTGTCAATCTTTTGCGCATCGATGACAGCTCCAACGCATACGTCGAGATTGGTCTTAAGATGGCAAGAACCTGCCATGCAGTCGCCTTCAACAACACGGGACTTTTGgcggtcggcctcgaccgTGTGCGCATGGACCAGAGCCTCCAAGTCTGGGACGTGAACCGCCTATCTGCTTCCGAAAACCAAAGGAAGGGCTTCCCGTCCGATGCGTCCAGCTTAGTGGAGCCGAGGACGCGCCTAGAGCCGAGCGTTTCTGTCTCAAGTCTCAAGTTCTTCGAGGACAGCCCGCAGACCCTGGTTGCGGGCATCAAGGGACAGGGTGTGAGGATACATGATCTACGAG ACCCCACTAGCGTCGTGACCTTTCAAACCAAATGCAATAACAATCTAGCAATTGACTACGCGGACCAAAACTTCTTTGCGTCGTCTGCGCTTGATCATCCCGGCGTCATGATCTGGGATCGTAGAGCCACTGCGCGGCCCGTGGCCTCTCATACTTATCTtcaggccgtcgaggaagacgagctACCGTGGGGAGGGGCTTTGCGACTCGACCAAGTCATTGAGACCGACTCGGACCCCCTCATGGCTGAGGGCAAGCACTCCCTCATACGCTCGCTCCGGTActgccgcgaccgccgcggtCTTTTGGCAGCGCTTTCGCCAACCGGCCAGCTCAAGGTCTTGGAGACGAATAAGGAAACGCCACCGTCTGGAAGCGCGCCGCAAGGTCCCGAGCTGCTACAGGTACAGCGCTCCTACGAGATGGATGTATCGTATAGGGAGAACTCCAGAAGAAGCGACCGTATCGTCTCTTTTGACTGGATGACCCTCGGCTCGCCAGCTTTGCGCCCTAGGCTATTGGTACTGCGAGCCAACGGCAACTTTGACGTTCTGGAGCAGCCATCGCGCACTTCGGATCACGTCTTTAATTTTATTCCCTGGCAGGCGCCCTATCGTGGCTTGGAAG AGGGCGCCCCTTATATGGATACGATGCAGTTCGAGCCATCTCAGACGGTCGAGATGTTGGGCACGTTTCTCGCCGAACAGACCCTTTCCGAAGTTCCCATCTTCGGGCCCGACAGTGCCAACGTCGAGGAGAGacttgtcgccgccctgcggaATTCGTCCGTCATCTCTACCAAAGCAGAGCAGTTGAACAAGATCAACACACCGTTCCCTGAAGCATTCAACCAAGCAACGACCATGGCACAGAAGTTGCGAATATTGAGAGCCTACGTGCGACAGGAATCCGAGTCGGCTCAACATGCCGAGGATGGAACACCGCAAATTGGTGATGCTCATCACTTAGGAAACGGGCCTAACGACATCTCGCTGGCATCCAACAGTCTTGGGTCTTGCCGCGAGATCCATGAGGCGCTCCTGACGACCCTGGTGACCGCCAAAGGCCTACCGCGACAAGCTCTGTCCGTTGTCGACCACATCATGCCCCTCCGTGCCAAGGAGAAGTACCTGTTTGATGCGGCTGAGAATCGAAGCGTCATCGGGGACGATCCGTGGAAGCGCTTTGTCTGGGACTGGATCGCCG atgccgaggatgccgcTGACGATGGAGGCATGCTGCTGAGCAACATGGACCTCAGCTTCCTGGGCGTGCATGCCATTTGGACAAACGACCTCG GCAAAACCCCTAGCACTCGTCTTGCGCCCGGCACTGCCGTTCCCGACGCGTCACAGTGGGAGCGGGCCATCGGGCAGTTCTGCAAGAAGCGCCGCTTCCCAAAGTTTGACGGCGTGGCCACGAAGAAGCCGCACCACCGGCAGCTCTGTCTGGAGATATGCGGCTGGGGCGACCCTCAGAAGCACGACCCCAGCGGCGTCGATAGAGAAGCCGACCCCGAGTACCCTACCGCCATCCACACCATGGTGGCCTCCCGGGCTCTCTTCCGCGGCGACACCAAGCAGGCCGTCCAGATACTGAAAAAGGCCAGCTCCAGGCACCCCGAGCTGCTCTTTGTGTctctcgcgctgcagctcacCGGCCGAGGCAGCCGGCAGTcggccaaggagcagctggagattgacgacgccgtggcctCCAAGACGGACCCCTACCTCCGAGCCATATCGTCGCTCATCGCCACCGGGGACTGGTCCACCATCGCCAACCAGCGGTCCCTGCCCCTGGCGGACcgtgccgtcgtggccgtccgcaactttgacgacgaccagcTGACCCGGTGGCTCCGGGACCaggtggcgctggcggtcgaggacggcgacatTGAGGGCATCGCGCTGACGGGCATCAACGACAACATGGTGGACATTCTCGCGCGCTACGTGCAAAAGTTCCACGACgtgcagacggcgacgctcgtCGTGTCTACGTGCCACCCGCGCTacatcgacgacatccgctgccgcgcctggCGCAACGCCTAccgcgccctcctccagcgcCACCGCCTCTTCTTCCAGCGCACAAAGTTCGAGGTCGAGTCCACCAAGAGCTCCAagcgcgacggcgtgccCACCATCAAGCCCCCCTCGCGCCAGGTCGCCCTGCGGTGCGTCTTTTGCGACGCCGAGACGTCCCTCGCCAACCaggggcccgccgcccaccacaTCAACatgatgagcagcagcagcatcagcaacagcaacaataacaacaacaccatcaccaccaccaccaccaccaccgtcaacgccaacgcgacggcccccgcgccctcgtcggcagcccTTGAGACGCGCAACCCGCTCCTCGCCACCAGCATCAACGCCGGCATCAGCTGCCCCAACTGCGGCCGCCACCTGCCCCGCTGCGTCGTCtgcctcgaggtcgtcggcatcCCGCGCTccgacagcaacaacaacaacatcatcatcaagcccgacgacaggaacgacgacgagggcgcccgCATGGCCGGCCGCTTCCCCACCTTTTGCCTCCGCTGCGAGCACGTCCTGCACCTCGACCACGCCAGGCAGTGGTTCGCCCGCCACGTCGAGTGCCCCGTGCCCGagtgccgctgccgctgcaacTTCAAGGCCAACCCCGAGCTGGCTTACCACTGA
- the efg1 gene encoding rRNA-processing protein efg1 (BUSCO:EOG09264UKL~EggNog:ENOG503P31U~COG:A), with translation MGSKRPLADDAGDGGGESSNQQPKRRKFYGSGKHKAKEGTSEFAKKRVRNIQRLLQSKADLPANVRNDLERELAALRSDVADRAFQKKRSAMIAKYHMVRFFERKKASRLVKQLRRQIEADPNGDDAASLKEQLHVAEVDEAYTLYHPHIEPYISLYGNAKPADGDDETADKAPAAKLALKAERPPMWAEVEKTMEQGLEALQRLRERRSADGSTPAPRRPTLKKSSGANKTPLKPRQEQGQEQNHETHPKAQHGDKHKPAGAGERSSKTALNRRERRRLMRETMAAEEDADSDGGGFFEEA, from the exons ATGGGTTCCAAGCGTccgctcgccgacgatgcgggagacggcggcggcgagtcgtCGAACCAGCAGCCGAAGCGAAGAAAGTTctacggcagcggcaagcacaaggccaaggagggcaCGTCCGAGTTCGCAAAAAAGCGCGTACGCAACATCCAGCGGCTTCTGCAGAGCAAGGCCGACCTGCCCGCCAACGTCCGCAACGACCTCGAACGCGAGCTAGCCGCCCTGCGATCCGATGTGGCCGACCGAGCCTTTCAGAAGAAGCGGAGCGCCATGATTGCCAAGTACCACATGGTGCGGTTCTTTG AGCGGAAAAAGGCATCCCGCCTGGTGAAGCAGCTCCGGCGCCAGATCGAGGCGGaccccaacggcgacgacgctgcctcgctcaaggagcagctccACGTCGCAGAAGTCGACGAAGCCTACACGCTGTACCACCCTCACATCGAGCCCTACATCAGTTTGTACGGCAACGCCAAGCcggcggacggcgacgacgagaccgCGGACAAGGCCCCGGCTGCCAAGCTcgcgctcaaggccgagcgaCCGCCGATGTGGGCGGAGGTTGAGAAGACGATGGAGCAGGGACTCGAGGCCCTCCAAAGACTACGAGAGCGAAGATCGGCCGAcggctcgacgcccgcacCCAGGCGTCCGACACTGAAGAAGTCTTCGGGCGCGAACAAGACGCCGCTAAAACCGCGGCAGGAGCAGGGGCAGGAGCAGAATCACGAGACGCATCCCAAGGCCCAGCACGGCGATAAGCACAAACCAGCGGGCGCCGGTGAGCGTAGCTCCAAGACTGCGCTCAATCGCAGGGAGAGACGGCGGCTTATGCGCGAGACCATggccgcggaggaggacgcAGACTCGGATGgaggcggcttcttcgaggAGGCGTAA
- a CDS encoding uncharacterized protein (COG:J~EggNog:ENOG503NVT0) — MTDTAGFTTAGPHAAAGAASAQISQPHGGIAANPANTTTNLITTAATAPRGGPKTLAVTAAAAAASTGAASGTTTAGATAGTNSGTAGPALCNVNLQQPATTTTTTKTASTDTARTKLPHLTTAATTATTAASSSPSVADRGTSVPRHDAAIDSDNSTSDDTAAAAVRRISASLKHPHRPAHPRLRDHRPAGSRGAHNEATQDSDAAPLSQQHSGPRHQRPSRPPSLPVSPVSPPPQLAGPTTSSPTDQGPVYAALATADDQAECDSSAIKDVSDLVQEQQSTPLYAAAGSSRDTPGQSSSPSRTSTGRTSATTSRPTSTDDCSASPASAGRSSKPSRPSSSSDAHSAPAAAVDDSQQPARPPARRAPASRSSHGVPTAAGPPPSLDTQRRHAADFASQPSPGGSTTSPSDIQGPRELLLPKRLSQSSSSDESRHSTSNRPPISYKPPPNVVAAQSGASTPVRVPPIRGFRSSGSRKSLALDMNYRPRPYDLGDDSARGTNDNTLRALEGRYSDDSRRSSTLSPARQNSSPGNFDDTGDVFFHIARDEPNHRPGDEHVAADDVQSSVSRLHRSAHRRPLSTAVASYPITSPPRLQRRLSDQQDRPRMRNADEEQTGEVSRAVNYRNLTREKASSAHPAEDVGRARAGSSSLRPSPLALRPMMASQEPRSEPSVYARRRASITENNSTVGARSSAYKAAVGSSNHGKSYSSSPLARTFDSHTRDPAQGGVVEGTESTASTTAPSTVWDELDDLKSRIHRLELTGKLPSTSGAAVSRLTDERPATATTTVTTMSLSPKRQPGAQASEPASTTPSQREAHPILVSALVKSKPFMSPDVYRALESAANDAINLSSMMGVPGQPGPISSGLSVVGSGGNVTDRQLRRKADSVCRSLTELCVALGEDVTLQPRLAPPAQVNMSQVDGPATPTMPKTYSGLPAPRRQSLAADQNLSKPVGGESPRAMSKFEERRNHLLNGTPLSIPRPSPAAAPMSADVNVNRRSSLLVARTRRATTEEPDDGRASSLLRTRRAGTEEVDEGRRTSLLVRNRRGTVGEERDEGRFQAPSRAATEVNLLRGYGREYAQDTQVSPPDTSGQSADLARRRLTSTSFRTSRLAVPTGSGPAPPRRYLEKSTVDRDVSSHRQVEEYGTRQPGSSPATTHTRASSMGTRRNRDSIVSAVPSSATTAGTYR; from the exons ATGACCGACACGGCTGGTTTCACAACGGCGGGCCcccatgctgctgctggtgctgcttcTGCCCAGATATCGCAACCGCATGGTGGTATCGCTGCCAATCCTGCcaatactactactaacctTATTACCACTGCGGCTACGGCGCCTCGCGGAGGGCCCAAGACGCTCGCcgtcactgctgctgctgctgctgccagcaCTGGCGCTGCCtctggcaccaccaccgctggaGCCACTGCTGGAACCAATTCTGGAACCGCGGGTCCCGCCTTGTGCAACGTCAACCTCCAGCAGCCCgccacaaccacaaccaccaccaaaaCCGCCTCAACCGACACGGCCAGAACCAAACTCCCACACCTTACCACGGCtgccaccactgccaccaccgccgcctcctcctctcccagCGTCGCCGACAGAGGCACCTCGGTCCcgcgccacgacgccgccatcgacagcgACAACAGTACCAGTGatgacaccgccgccgccgccgttcgcCGCATCTCCGCCTCGCTAAAACATCCCCATCGACCCGCCCATCCTCGTCTGCGAGATCACAGGCCCGCAGGTAGCCGCGGTGCCCATAACGAAGCCACCCAGGACTCGGACGCAGCACCGCTTTCGCAGCAGCATTCCGGCCCGCGTCATCAGCGGCCGTCTCGGCCCCCCTCTCTGCCTGTCTCACCCGTCAGTCCCCCGCCTCAACTCGCTGGCCCAACGACATCGAGCCCAACCGACCAAGGCCCTGTGTACGCTGCgctggccacggccgacgaccaAGCCGAGTGCGACAGCTCAGCGATAAAGGACGTGTCTGACCTGGTGCAAGAGCAACAGTCCACTCCTCTAtacgctgccgccgggtcAAGTAGGGACACTCCCGGTCAaagctcgtcgccttcgAGAACGTCGACGGGCCGGACCTCAGCTACGACCAGCCGCCCAACCTCGACCGACGactgctcggcctcgcctgCGTCTGCTGGACGTTCCTCCAAGCCTAGTCgaccgtcgtcttcttcagaCGCTCATtctgctcccgccgccgccgttgacgactCGCAGCAACCGGCCAGGCCTCCGGCCCGTCGGGCCCCCGCCTCCCGCAGCTCTCACGGCGTGCCGACCGCGGCTGGCCCTCCTCCGTCACTCGACACGCAGCGCCGTCACGCTGCCGATTTCGCGTCCCAGCCGTCTCCGGGTGGGTCCACGACTTCGCCGTCAGACATCCAGGGCCcccgcgagctgctgctaccCAAGCGCCTCTCCCAGTCGAGTTCGTCGGATGAGAGTCGTCATTCGACATCGAATCGCCCTCCCATCTCCTACAAGCCTCCCCccaacgtcgtcgccgcacaGTCGGGTGCGTCGACACCTGTACGCGTCCCTCCTATTCGAGGTTTCCGCTCCTCCGGCTCCCGCAAGAGCCTTGCCTTAGACATGAACTATCGGCCGCGCCCATACGACCTCGGGGACGACTCGGCGCGGGGTACCAACGACAACACCCTGCGTGCTCTTGAGGGCAGATACAGCGATGATTCTAGACGCTCCAGCACATTGAGCCCCGCTCGTCAGAATAGCTCGCCCGGCAACTTTGACGACACGGGCGATGTCTTCTTCCATATTGCCCGGGACGAGCCCAACCACCGCCCTGGAGACGAGCACGTCGCAGCAGACGATGTCCAAAGCTCTGTT TCTCGCCTTCACCGTTcggcgcatcgccggccACTCTcgaccgccgtcgcctcctaTCCGATTACATCGCCCCCGCGCCTGCAACGTCGTCTTTCCGACCAGCAAGACCGGCCTCGGATGAGGAACGCAGACGAGGAGCAAACCGGCGAGGTGTCGCGCGCCGTGAATTACCGGAATTTGACGAGGGAAAAGGCCTCATCGGCTCATCCCGCTGAAGATGTTGGTCGCGCCAGGGCCGGCAGCTCAAGTCTGCGCCCGTCCCCCTTGGCGTTGCGGCCCATGATGGCATCTCAGGAGCCACGCTCCGAGCCTTCGGTATATGCGCGCAGGCGTGCATCCATCACGGAAAACAACTCGACCGTCGGGGCTCGGTCGTCGGCATACAAGGCTGCTGTCGGAAGCTCGAACCACGGCAAGTCGTACAGCTCGTCCCCGCTTGCCCGCACGTTTGATTCGCACACTCGCGACCCCGCCCAgggcggtgtcgtcgaggggACCGAgtccacggcctcgacgacggcgccgtcaacggTCTGGGACGAGCTGGATGATCTCAAATCAAGGATCCACCGCCTGGAGCTTACTGGCAAGCTGCCATCTACatcgggcgccgccgtctcgagATTGACCGACGAAAGGCCTGcaacggccaccaccacagtGACAACTATGTCGTTGTCGCCAAAGCGCCAGCCGGGAGCCCAGGCATCCGAGCCTGCGAGCACCACGCCGTCGCAGCGTGAGGCGCATCCTATTTTAGTGTCGGCCCTCGTCAAATCGAAGCCGTTTATGAGCCCCGACGTCTACCGAGCGCTGGAGTCGGCAGCCAACGACGCGATCAACCTCTCCTCCATGATGGGAGTCCctggccagccagggccCATATCGAGCGGACTGAGCGTGGTCGGATCTGGGGGCAACGTTACGGACCGCCAACTTCGAAGAAAGGCTGACAGCGTGTGCCGCAGTCTCACAGAACTCTGTGtggcgctcggcgaggatgtTACTCTTCAACCTAGGCTGGCCCCGCCGGCTCAGGTGAACATGTCGCAAGTGGACGGACCCGCGACCCCTACCATGCCAAAGACATACTCGGGCCTCCCTGCGCCCCGCCGACAGAGCCTTGCCGCGGACCAGAACCTCTCGaagcccgtcggcggcgagagcccAAGGGCAATGTCCAAGTTTGAGGAGCGACGAAACCATCTCCTGAACGGGACTCCCCTGAGCATACCCcgaccgtcgccggcggccgcgcccaTGTCGGCCGATGTGAACGTCAACCGCCGGTCGTCATTGTTGGTTGCGCGCACGCGCAGAGCCACGACCGaagagcccgacgacggccgggcCTCGTCTCTACTCAGAACGCGTCGCGCTGGTACCGAAGAAGTGGACGAAGGGCGGAGGACGTCCTTGCTGGTGCGGAACCGCCGAGGGACAGTGGGCGAagagcgcgacgagggccgatTCCAGGCGCCATCTCGCGCAGCCACAGAAGTCAACCTGCTCAGAGGCTACGGCCGCGAGTACGCGCAAGACACGCAGGTTTCGCCGCCCGATACCAGCGGGCAGTCTGCCGATctggcgaggcgccggcTAACATCGACGAGCTTCCGCACCTCTCGCCTTGCCGTTCCCACGGGGTCGGgtccagcaccgccgcgaAGATATCTAGAAAAGTCTACAGTGGACCGTGACGTATCTTCTCACCGGCAGGTCGAAGAGTATGGAACGCGGCAGCCGGGAAGCAGCCCGGCCACGACGCACACGAGAGCTAGCAGTATGGGCACGCGAAGGAACCGAGATAGTATCGTGTCGGCTGTGCCATCCTCGGCTACGACCGCTGGTACCTACAGATGA
- a CDS encoding uncharacterized protein (EggNog:ENOG503P6VZ), whose amino-acid sequence MTPSTTTSSSAAAAAITTDAPEQPGVRVPWTRLRAWIDAHEAHEKEHAAPAPLTQVQLEALSLLVSFGEEPDVGGHRHVSELMETLQARQLPLPVFESLPVNLPVNGHIQLMWRCLCTTTAFGSFPRRGHGLDDDEQPPAFQSKKNAKQYAAKLAMQYIRRETSSAVSVSSTHSAAAAAAAATTTALPTPAASIHTSSLAPPGPTTAKRKAAATSRSPTPSSTPNPSAHKPKRDESLPPQPPTQHRAIVGPDNCGGGGDNDDDGDEVAACSPFAAASDSVFKQVADLAARLGLDAPAYRIEPDPHMPNFFDGRAVFRSGGRTPPGGVGAVTAVLGKKQARVQVAEGVLEWLRGEQRARDAMVQSLWGPAGS is encoded by the exons ATGaccccctccaccaccacctcttcgtccgccgccgccgccgctatcACGACAGACGCCCCGGAGCAGCCCGGCGTGCGTGTCCCCTGGACCCGGCTCCGCGCCTGGATCGACGCCCACGAGGCCCACGAGAAGGAgcacgccgcgcccgcgccgctgacgcaggtccagctcgaggcgctgtcgctgctcgtCTCCTTTGGCGAGGAGCCCGACGTGGGCGGACACAGGCATGTCAGCGAGCTGATGG AGACGCTCCAGGCGCGACAGCTGCCCCTGCCCGTCTTCGAGAGCCTGCCCGTCAACCTGCCCGTCAACGGCCACATCCAGCTCATGTGGCGATGCCtctgcaccaccacggcctTTGGCTCCTTTCCTCGCCGCGGacacggcctcgacgatgacgagcagccacCAGCGTTTCAGTCCAAAAAG AACGCGAAGCAGTATGCTGCTAAGCTGGCGATGCAGTACATCAGACGAGAGACGAGCTCGGCCGTGTCCGTTTCGTCCACACActctgccgctgctgctgccgccgccgctactactactgctcTTCCTACTCCTGCTGCTTCCATCCACACATCTTCTCTGGCTCCTCCTGGTCCGACAACAGCTAAGCGgaaagcggcggcgacctcccGCTCGCCAACTCCGTCCTCTACGCCCAACCCGTCCGCCCACAAACCGAAACGAGACGAGTCCCTCCCGCCGCAACCGCCCACGCAGCaccgcgccatcgtcggcccaGACAactgcggtggcggcggcgacaacgacgacgacggcgacgaggtggcggcctgctccccgttcgcggccgcctccgacTCCGTCTTCAAGCAGGTGGCCgacctcgcggcgcggctgggcctcgacgcgcccGCGTACCGCATCGAGCCGGACCCGCACATGCCCAACTTCTTCGACGGGCGCGCCGTCttccgcagcggcggccgcacgccgcccgggggcgtcggcgccgtcaccgccgtgcTGGGCAAGAAGCAGGCCCGTgtccaggtcgccgagggcgtgctcGAGTGGCTGCGCGGGGAGCAACGCGCGAGGGACGCCATGGTGCAGAGCCTAtgggggccggcgggctcGTGA
- a CDS encoding uncharacterized protein (EggNog:ENOG503P6VZ) gives MWRCLCTTTAFGSFPRRGHGLDDDEQPPAFQSKKNAKQYAAKLAMQYIRRETSSAVSVSSTHSAAAAAAAATTTALPTPAASIHTSSLAPPGPTTAKRKAAATSRSPTPSSTPNPSAHKPKRDESLPPQPPTQHRAIVGPDNCGGGGDNDDDGDEVAACSPFAAASDSVFKQVADLAARLGLDAPAYRIEPDPHMPNFFDGRAVFRSGGRTPPGGVGAVTAVLGKKQARVQVAEGVLEWLRGEQRARDAMVQSLWGPAGS, from the exons ATGTGGCGATGCCtctgcaccaccacggcctTTGGCTCCTTTCCTCGCCGCGGacacggcctcgacgatgacgagcagccacCAGCGTTTCAGTCCAAAAAG AACGCGAAGCAGTATGCTGCTAAGCTGGCGATGCAGTACATCAGACGAGAGACGAGCTCGGCCGTGTCCGTTTCGTCCACACActctgccgctgctgctgccgccgccgctactactactgctcTTCCTACTCCTGCTGCTTCCATCCACACATCTTCTCTGGCTCCTCCTGGTCCGACAACAGCTAAGCGgaaagcggcggcgacctcccGCTCGCCAACTCCGTCCTCTACGCCCAACCCGTCCGCCCACAAACCGAAACGAGACGAGTCCCTCCCGCCGCAACCGCCCACGCAGCaccgcgccatcgtcggcccaGACAactgcggtggcggcggcgacaacgacgacgacggcgacgaggtggcggcctgctccccgttcgcggccgcctccgacTCCGTCTTCAAGCAGGTGGCCgacctcgcggcgcggctgggcctcgacgcgcccGCGTACCGCATCGAGCCGGACCCGCACATGCCCAACTTCTTCGACGGGCGCGCCGTCttccgcagcggcggccgcacgccgcccgggggcgtcggcgccgtcaccgccgtgcTGGGCAAGAAGCAGGCCCGTgtccaggtcgccgagggcgtgctcGAGTGGCTGCGCGGGGAGCAACGCGCGAGGGACGCCATGGTGCAGAGCCTAtgggggccggcgggctcGTGA
- the TPT1 gene encoding 2'-phosphotransferase (COG:J~EggNog:ENOG503P117) produces the protein MRLTIIRLNRVPKQISARKTCYKAKAAAATTTTAASQVRGDIKAGSSSPRRWRRAAHSPLTVFSPRRPPASAPAPAPAVAACEPTTRMADVDNPVADEAARGMRHLDLEDRAGDRSSDRVRTARGGGRGGRRGAKGGGGGGGEGGGREVQVSRALSRLLRHQAANAGIKLDGEGFAPLDQVLAWGPLKSLKVTLADVQSIVASNEKQRFALKPNPTPSASSSSSSSSSSSSSSSSAAAAAGWLIRANQGHSIRLESSSLLEPVTLEAGNVPARVLHGTYFAFWPAIEASGGLRPMGRNHVHCSAGVPGEDDGVVSGMRADAELLVEVDVAASLRDGGDGDGGSGITWWRSDNGVLLTEGDADGLLSSRFFKRVTGRRVDVGVLWEDGEKKADLPPGIKGRVPQGKGPRRGGGGGGRGGRGGRGERPRGS, from the exons ATGCGCCTCACCATCATTAGGCTGAACCGAGTCCCGAAGCAAATCAGCGCAAGGAAGACCTGCTACAAGGCGAaagcggcagcagcgacgacgacgacagcggcgtcTCAGGTCCGTGGGGACATCAAAGCAGGCTCTTCCTCtccgcggcggtggcgaagGGCGGCGCACTCACCACTCACCGTCTTCTCACCGAGACGCccaccagcatcagcaccggcaccggcaccagcTGTTGCCGCGTgcgagccgacgacgaggatggccgacgtcgacaaccccgtcgccgacgaggccgcgcgcgggATGCGGCACCTGGACCTGGAGGACAGGGCGGGCGACAGGTCGTCGGACCGGGTGCGGActgcacgcggcggcggcagagggggtcgccgcggggccaagggcggtggcggcggcggcggtgaagGTGGTGGCCGCGAAGTGCAGGTCTCGCGGGCGCTGtcgaggctgctgcggcaccAGGCTGCGAATGCGGGCATCAAGttggacggcgagggcttTGCTCCTCTGGACCAGGTG CTCGCCTGGGGCCCGCTCAAGTCTCTCAAAgtcaccctcgccgacgtGCAGTCCATTGTCGCCTCGAACGAGAAGCAGCGGTTCGCACTCAAGCCAAACCCAACGCcgtcagcatcatcatcatcatcatcctcctcctcctcctcctcctcctcatcatcagcagcagcagcagcagggtggCTCATCCGCGCCAACCAGGGGCACTCGATCCGGctcgagtcgtcgtcgctgctcgaGCCCGTGAcgctcgaggcgggcaaCGTGCCGGCGCGCGTCCTGCACGGCACCTACTTCGCCTTCTGGCCGGCCATCGAGGCGTCGGGCGGCCTGCGGCCCATGGGGCGCAACCACGTGCACTGCTCCGCGGGGGTCCccggcgaggatgacggcGTGGTCAGCGGCATgcgcgccgacgcggagctgctcgtcgaggtggacgtggcggcgagcctgcgcgacggtggcgacggcgacggcggcagtggcatcACGTGGTGGCGGAGCGACAACGGCGTGCTGCTGAccgagggcgatgccgacgggcTGCTGAGCTCGCGCTTCTTTAAGAGGGTCACGGGCCGCagggtcgacgtcggcgtgcTGTGGGAGGATGGTGAGAAGAAGGCTGACTTGCCGCCGGGGATTAAGGGGAGAGTGCCGCAGGGGAAGGGACCtagaagaggaggaggcggcggtgggcgaggtgggaggggagggaggggagagcGCCCACGCGGTTCATAG